Below is a genomic region from Candidatus Tanganyikabacteria bacterium.
GGGGATGGCGAATCGCGGCTTCCCACCGGCGCTCCCGGCATCGCGCACCCTGACAAGGCGGGCAATATGCAGATCGACGTTCGCGAGAGATGAACCTCCGGCACCGCGAACACGTCCGACGTGCCCGCGCTCGACTGGAGTAGCGAGTCATGACACCTCCGGTCCCGATATCCCACGGTTGACCGGGCAACTTTGCGACTATTTTGCTCGCAAAGGTGGCACGGTCCCGAGCCTATGATATTGCGGCAAACGCCAGGCCTAGATTGATCCGCCAGCGAGTGTGGGCGCAGCGCATAAGGTGCTAGCTGCGCACCTGAATTCGACAACAATCGGCGGCAAAATAGATCAGGGGACTGCCCCTGGTCATCGCGCTACGGATGGCCCTTACCGCCGAGATGGTCAAGGAAGCGCTGAACGGTCAACACGCGCACACCATGGGCCTCCAGGTAGTCCGTCACTTCTTGCGCGAGAACGTCCCCGTCGCGGCTGACCAGCGCGTCGGCACGGCCCTCGATTGCGAGGTCAATCCAGCGGTCGTCATCAGGGTCGCGGGCGACCTTGGCCGCTGGAGTCGGTGCATGAAGGTCGGCGCGCTCGCGCAGCAGCGCGACATACTCGTCTGCCATCGGCGAAGGGATGGCGTATTTCTTGGCGATCCGGGGCCTGGCGAGTACGCGCCTTACCTCGTCGAAGGCGTCTTCGCTTCCCACCAGCTCGAATCGGCCGTCCTGGTAGGCCCGAAGCACCCGGGCCGGCCCGCCTGCCGGGTTGAGGAGTGCCGAAACCCAGACGTTGGTGTCAACGACGACGCGCACGCGCCTGCTTTACCTCGGCGCGGGCGGCCGTGACATCCGCCTCGATCTCTTCCGCAGCGACGCCTGCGGGTAGCTGATCCCGTACCCGGTCAATCAGGCCGTCCAGGCGTTGACCCCAGGGTGCGCCGCTAGCTAGCTTGCCTGCTAGAAACTGGTCGATGGCCTGGCGGATGAGGTCGGACACCGATGAGCCCCGGCCCTCGGTCGCCGCGAGGTGCCTAAGCACGGCGATCTTGTCGTCAGGCAAGTAAACATTCGTCCTGCGCATCGTCGAGCCCTCCGGGATCAGCATACATCATTGTGTATGTCCGGCCAAGGCCCTTCGACCGTGCGGTTGGCAGCAATCTTGCGAGAGAGAACTCACGATTCTGTCTCGATCATGGCCCACATGGCCCCGAAAAACCGGCATTTTCGACGGAATTTCGGGGCCTTTCGCTGCGGGTTCTATCCCGTTGCAAAGGAGGAATCGACCATGAAGTCCCCCATCTTGCCCTTCTCGACCACGGCGCCAGCCATTAAAGACCTGGTAGAGCCCTTCCTGGCGTCCAAGAGCAGGACGCTCGGCCCGTCCTCGCGGCTTACGGTCTTGTCGTACCGCCAGACGCTGGCCAGATTCACCAAAGCGTTCGGGCATCGTGGCCCCGCCTCGCTGACGCCGGCCGAAATCGCCTCCTATTGGCAGGGTCTCGTCACGCGAAAGGGTGAGCCCTTGGCGCCGGCAACAGCCAACAGAGTGCTGGCGACGCTCTCGGCCTTCATGTCCTGGGTCGCGGACCAGGGGATCGCCGAGCGCAATCCGGTCAACGGCCTGTCCAAGCTGCGGCTCCCTGACCGTGACCCTGGCGCGATGAGCGAAGCGACTCGGCAGGAAGTCCTGGATCGGGC
It encodes:
- a CDS encoding putative toxin-antitoxin system toxin component, PIN family, giving the protein MRVVVDTNVWVSALLNPAGGPARVLRAYQDGRFELVGSEDAFDEVRRVLARPRIAKKYAIPSPMADEYVALLRERADLHAPTPAAKVARDPDDDRWIDLAIEGRADALVSRDGDVLAQEVTDYLEAHGVRVLTVQRFLDHLGGKGHP
- a CDS encoding CopG family transcriptional regulator, producing the protein MLIPEGSTMRRTNVYLPDDKIAVLRHLAATEGRGSSVSDLIRQAIDQFLAGKLASGAPWGQRLDGLIDRVRDQLPAGVAAEEIEADVTAARAEVKQARARRR
- a CDS encoding phage integrase N-terminal SAM-like domain-containing protein; the protein is MKSPILPFSTTAPAIKDLVEPFLASKSRTLGPSSRLTVLSYRQTLARFTKAFGHRGPASLTPAEIASYWQGLVTRKGEPLAPATANRVLATLSAFMSWVADQGIAERNPVNGLSKLRLPDRDPGAMSEATRQEVLDRA